The following are encoded in a window of Bacteroides sp. AN502(2024) genomic DNA:
- a CDS encoding restriction endonuclease subunit S: MDTKKLRQKILDLAIRGKLVPQDPNDEPASVLLERIKAEKERLIKEGKIKRSKKAAKTSDTPHYENVPFEVPSSWDFAPVSDLFCLNPKSELAANLKVGFIPMALVEDGFSGNHLFEERIWNDVKKGYCHFANGDIGIAKISPCFENRKSTIFQNLPNNYGAGTTELVILRPIMVYARFYLYLFKSDWYIQEGTKYFKGVVGQQRVHKEIFTDLPIPLPPFAEQQRIVTEIEHWFALIDQIEQGKADLQAAIKQAKSKILDLAIHGKLVPQDPNDEPAIELLKRINPDFTPCDNGHYQNLPFAIPQNWIWATLNEIGKWQSGGTPNRLNKEYYGGDIPWLKTGDLNDGLITYIPENITEKALNETSVKLNPTGSVLIAMYGATIGKIGILTFPATTNQACCACNVFQGIEKEYLSYFLLSHKEDFIRLGGGGAQPNISKEKIINTYIPVPPYAEQRRIIDAIRKAFAKIDTIMENL, from the coding sequence ATGGACACCAAGAAATTACGTCAAAAGATACTCGACCTTGCCATTCGTGGCAAACTTGTTCCGCAAGACCCGAACGATGAGCCTGCATCCGTTTTGCTTGAACGTATCAAAGCGGAGAAAGAACGGCTGATAAAAGAAGGGAAGATAAAGCGTAGTAAAAAAGCCGCAAAGACTTCCGATACGCCCCATTATGAGAACGTGCCATTTGAAGTGCCGAGTTCGTGGGATTTTGCTCCTGTTTCAGATTTGTTTTGTCTCAATCCCAAATCGGAATTAGCTGCAAACCTGAAAGTCGGATTTATCCCAATGGCTCTTGTAGAGGATGGATTCTCAGGAAATCATTTGTTTGAAGAACGTATATGGAATGACGTTAAAAAGGGGTATTGCCATTTTGCAAATGGGGATATTGGTATTGCAAAAATATCGCCATGTTTTGAAAATCGTAAATCAACAATATTTCAAAATCTGCCCAACAACTATGGGGCAGGAACGACCGAATTAGTAATTCTTCGACCAATTATGGTTTATGCAAGATTCTATCTTTATCTTTTCAAATCAGATTGGTATATTCAAGAAGGTACTAAATACTTCAAAGGAGTTGTTGGGCAACAAAGAGTTCACAAAGAAATATTCACAGATTTACCTATACCTCTTCCTCCTTTTGCAGAACAACAGCGCATAGTGACAGAGATTGAACATTGGTTTGCTTTGATTGACCAAATAGAACAAGGGAAAGCTGACTTACAAGCAGCCATTAAGCAAGCCAAGAGCAAAATCCTTGACCTCGCCATTCACGGTAAACTTGTGCCGCAAGACCCGAATGATGAGCCTGCTATTGAATTGTTGAAACGCATAAATCCCGACTTCACACCTTGTGATAACGGGCATTATCAGAACTTGCCTTTTGCTATCCCTCAAAATTGGATATGGGCAACACTAAATGAAATTGGTAAATGGCAGTCTGGCGGGACTCCAAACAGATTAAATAAAGAGTATTATGGTGGTGATATTCCTTGGCTAAAGACAGGGGACTTAAATGATGGATTGATTACATATATTCCGGAAAACATAACAGAAAAAGCTCTGAATGAGACATCTGTAAAGTTGAATCCTACAGGAAGTGTGTTAATCGCCATGTATGGTGCAACGATAGGTAAAATTGGGATATTGACATTTCCTGCTACTACAAATCAGGCTTGTTGTGCTTGTAATGTTTTTCAAGGAATAGAAAAAGAGTATCTTTCCTATTTTTTACTCTCTCATAAAGAAGATTTTATAAGGTTAGGAGGTGGTGGAGCACAACCTAATATATCAAAGGAGAAAATTATCAATACATATATACCTGTACCTCCATATGCAGAACAAAGGCGTATTATAGATGCTATTCGTAAAGCATTCGCTAAAATAGATACAATCATGGAGAATCTATAA
- a CDS encoding DEAD/DEAH box helicase family protein, whose protein sequence is MTPEEKARQKIDQWFADAGWKVVDRDDYEPTCTAVAIREGLLKGNLEADYFLFINGKAVGILEAKREETDALASKVCDQATLYARSVPNIYQTYQKPLPFIFTSNGKELYFCDFSEKDVYFRQIMTIPTPHELVKKLGIEDTFAGLPTLRKKGLRDCQYEAVTELEKSFRSGQNRALMVLATGAGKTYTACLAAYRMLSYTPMRKILFLVDRNNLGKQAEGEFGTFRLTENGDAFNTIFTVNRLRSSSIPSDSNVIISTIQRLFSFLKGENIEDNDDDDENEPTEEVLLPPNPNLPHDYFDMIIIDECHRSIYGNWRKVLEYFDTARLVGLTATPIKETEKFFNYNIIVNYTLEKSIVDGVNVDCRIYRIKTQVTETGGAILEGEKVKEETKYTGEVKTVSNKETRAYTNKELNRSIINPAQIKLILSTYRDVVYTELFNDPPRDKDMDYLPKTLIFALNETHATNIVQIAKEVFGRTDDRFVQKITYSAGDSNELIRQFRNDKDFRIAVTCTLVATGTDIKPLEVVMFMRDVESLPLYIQMKGRGVRTIGDEQLRNVTPNAFSKDCFYLVDAVGVTEHEMTVPTATDEPTTKTITFKELLERITHGYLPDEYLRRLAATLSRIYNKADNAQRNEFIRLAHDDMKELASGIYDALEHDTLPPFVSTNEPNNERKGLVSPLANHADARRYLLILAAGFVNTLLPGEDTLISKGFSLEDAKNTTEAFEDFCKEYYDEIEVLRIIHNNEGEPITYSMLKDLENKLKMANNRFTPKQLWNSYAIVNPSSVRRSTTKEESDALTNIIQLVRFAFRQIERLDSVVATSKQYFNLWLGQNQREITDKQREVISRIVDYIAANGACTVRDIREDDATHAAQMIRAFGNMQKADEALQSLYTFVVLRKAA, encoded by the coding sequence ATGACACCAGAAGAAAAAGCGAGGCAAAAAATAGACCAGTGGTTTGCCGATGCAGGCTGGAAGGTAGTTGATAGAGATGATTATGAACCTACTTGTACGGCTGTAGCCATAAGGGAAGGTTTGTTGAAAGGAAATCTTGAAGCTGATTATTTCCTGTTTATTAACGGGAAAGCAGTGGGGATACTTGAGGCTAAACGTGAAGAAACAGATGCTTTGGCCTCAAAAGTTTGTGACCAAGCGACTTTATATGCCAGAAGTGTTCCTAACATCTATCAGACATATCAAAAGCCACTACCTTTTATTTTCACCTCAAATGGCAAAGAACTGTACTTCTGCGATTTCAGCGAAAAAGATGTTTATTTCAGGCAGATAATGACAATTCCCACTCCGCATGAGCTGGTGAAGAAATTGGGAATTGAAGATACATTTGCCGGACTTCCGACATTGAGAAAGAAAGGGCTTCGTGATTGCCAATACGAGGCGGTGACTGAACTTGAAAAGAGCTTTCGTAGCGGACAAAATCGTGCCTTGATGGTGTTGGCAACGGGTGCCGGTAAAACGTATACTGCTTGTCTTGCTGCATACCGGATGCTGTCATATACTCCTATGCGAAAGATTCTGTTTCTTGTGGATAGAAACAACCTTGGCAAACAAGCAGAGGGCGAGTTCGGTACGTTCCGACTGACGGAAAACGGTGATGCTTTCAATACTATCTTTACGGTCAATCGCCTCCGTTCATCTTCTATTCCGTCTGACAGCAACGTGATTATCTCTACAATACAACGCCTTTTTTCATTCTTGAAAGGGGAAAATATTGAAGATAATGATGACGATGACGAGAATGAGCCGACAGAGGAAGTTCTGTTGCCGCCTAATCCCAACTTGCCGCACGACTACTTTGATATGATTATCATAGACGAGTGCCACCGTTCCATTTATGGGAACTGGCGCAAGGTGTTGGAATACTTCGATACGGCAAGACTTGTGGGATTGACGGCAACTCCGATTAAAGAGACAGAGAAATTCTTTAACTACAATATTATTGTCAACTATACCTTGGAAAAGAGTATTGTTGACGGTGTGAATGTGGACTGCCGGATATATAGGATAAAAACGCAAGTTACAGAAACAGGAGGAGCTATATTAGAGGGCGAGAAAGTCAAAGAAGAAACGAAATATACGGGCGAGGTTAAGACAGTGAGCAACAAAGAGACCAGAGCCTATACCAATAAGGAACTGAACCGCAGTATCATCAATCCGGCACAAATCAAACTTATTCTGTCCACTTATCGCGATGTCGTATATACAGAATTGTTCAATGACCCGCCGCGAGACAAGGATATGGATTATTTACCCAAGACCTTGATTTTTGCTCTCAATGAAACTCATGCCACCAATATCGTACAGATTGCTAAGGAAGTGTTTGGACGTACTGATGACCGTTTTGTTCAGAAAATCACCTATTCGGCAGGCGACAGCAACGAGTTGATACGTCAATTTCGAAATGACAAGGATTTCCGCATAGCAGTGACCTGTACATTGGTTGCCACCGGTACGGATATCAAACCGTTGGAAGTTGTTATGTTCATGCGTGACGTGGAATCCTTGCCACTCTACATACAGATGAAAGGGCGTGGTGTGCGTACTATCGGCGATGAACAATTGCGTAACGTTACCCCGAACGCATTCAGCAAAGATTGTTTCTACTTGGTAGATGCCGTGGGTGTAACAGAGCATGAAATGACTGTTCCGACGGCGACAGACGAACCAACGACAAAAACAATCACTTTTAAGGAACTATTGGAACGTATCACTCATGGATACCTTCCCGATGAATACCTGAGGCGTCTCGCAGCAACGCTTTCCCGAATATATAACAAAGCTGACAACGCGCAGCGAAATGAGTTCATACGTTTGGCTCATGATGACATGAAGGAACTTGCTTCCGGAATTTATGATGCGCTTGAACATGACACCCTTCCACCATTCGTCAGTACAAACGAGCCGAACAACGAGCGCAAAGGTTTGGTTTCTCCCCTTGCCAACCATGCAGATGCGCGGCGATACTTGCTCATTCTTGCCGCTGGGTTTGTCAATACGTTGCTGCCGGGTGAGGATACGCTTATCTCTAAAGGCTTTTCCTTGGAGGACGCAAAAAACACGACAGAGGCTTTCGAGGATTTTTGCAAAGAGTACTATGATGAGATAGAGGTGCTTCGCATCATTCACAACAATGAAGGCGAGCCGATAACCTATTCAATGCTAAAGGATTTGGAGAACAAACTCAAAATGGCAAACAACCGTTTCACCCCCAAACAACTTTGGAACTCGTATGCCATTGTCAATCCAAGCAGTGTGCGACGTTCCACCACCAAAGAAGAAAGTGATGCCTTGACAAATATCATCCAGTTAGTTCGTTTTGCTTTCCGTCAAATCGAACGGTTGGACAGCGTAGTCGCCACATCCAAACAGTATTTCAACCTGTGGTTGGGGCAAAACCAACGCGAAATAACCGACAAGCAGCGTGAAGTCATCAGCCGCATAGTGGATTACATAGCCGCCAACGGTGCTTGTACCGTCAGGGATATTCGGGAGGACGATGCTACTCATGCGGCACAAATGATTCGTGCATTCGGCAATATGCAAAAAGCCGATGAAGCCCTCCAATCTCTTTATACATTTGTGGTTTTAAGAAAAGCAGCATAA
- a CDS encoding N-6 DNA methylase gives MATNNMTEQSLTKKVWNLATTLAGQGVGFTDYITQLTYLLFLKMDAENVEMFGEESAILAGYQWRDLISLDGLDLVRQYEETLKRLSEQENLIGTIYTKAQNKIDKPVYLKKVITMIDEEQWLIMDGDVKGAIYESILEKNGQDKKSGAGQYFTPRPLIKAMVDCIAPQIGETVCDPACGTGGFLLTAYDYMKNQSASKEKRDFLRNKALHGVDNTPLVVTLASMNLYLHGVGTDRSPIVCEDSLEKEPSTLVDVILANPPFGTRPAGSVDINRPDFYVETKNNQLNFLQHMMLMLKTGGRAAVVLPDNVLFEGGAGETIRKKLLTDFNLHTILRLPTGIFYAQGVKANVLFFTKGQPTKEVWFYDYRTDIKHTLATNKLERHHLDDFVACYNNRVETFDAENNPQGRWRKYSVDEILTRDKTSLDITWIKQGGEADDRSLTELMTDIKEKSQTISAAVAELEKLLANINED, from the coding sequence ATGGCAACAAATAATATGACAGAGCAATCGCTCACCAAGAAAGTCTGGAATCTGGCAACCACACTTGCCGGGCAAGGCGTCGGGTTCACCGATTATATCACCCAGTTGACCTATCTCCTGTTCCTGAAGATGGATGCTGAGAACGTAGAAATGTTCGGAGAAGAATCCGCAATTCTGGCAGGTTATCAATGGCGTGATTTGATTTCTCTTGACGGTCTGGATTTGGTCAGGCAGTATGAAGAAACTCTGAAACGACTTAGCGAACAAGAAAACTTGATTGGTACGATTTACACTAAGGCACAGAACAAGATTGACAAGCCTGTCTATCTGAAAAAGGTCATTACCATGATTGATGAGGAGCAATGGCTCATCATGGACGGTGATGTAAAAGGTGCCATCTACGAAAGCATTCTCGAAAAGAATGGGCAAGACAAGAAAAGCGGTGCCGGACAATACTTCACTCCCCGTCCGCTCATCAAGGCGATGGTAGATTGCATAGCCCCGCAAATCGGTGAAACGGTTTGCGATCCGGCTTGTGGTACGGGCGGGTTCCTGTTGACGGCATACGATTACATGAAGAATCAGTCGGCAAGTAAGGAGAAACGCGATTTCTTGCGTAACAAGGCGTTGCATGGCGTGGACAATACCCCATTGGTGGTGACCCTTGCTTCCATGAATCTCTATTTGCATGGTGTGGGTACCGACCGGAGTCCGATTGTTTGCGAAGATTCTTTGGAAAAGGAGCCTTCAACGCTTGTAGATGTGATACTTGCCAATCCTCCTTTCGGCACTCGTCCGGCAGGGTCTGTTGACATTAACCGTCCGGATTTCTATGTAGAGACAAAGAACAATCAGCTGAACTTTCTCCAACACATGATGCTGATGCTTAAGACAGGTGGTCGTGCCGCAGTAGTATTGCCCGACAATGTACTTTTTGAAGGTGGTGCCGGAGAGACGATACGCAAGAAATTGCTTACAGATTTCAACTTGCACACCATCCTCCGTTTGCCTACGGGTATATTCTATGCGCAAGGAGTAAAAGCCAATGTACTGTTCTTTACAAAAGGACAACCTACAAAAGAAGTCTGGTTCTACGACTATCGTACAGACATCAAGCATACGCTTGCCACCAACAAATTAGAGCGACATCATTTGGATGATTTTGTTGCTTGTTATAATAACCGGGTGGAAACTTTCGATGCCGAGAACAATCCGCAAGGACGTTGGCGCAAATATTCGGTAGATGAAATCCTTACTCGTGATAAGACAAGCCTTGACATTACATGGATAAAGCAAGGCGGTGAAGCTGATGACCGCTCATTGACAGAACTGATGACTGATATAAAGGAGAAAAGCCAAACGATAAGTGCGGCTGTGGCTGAACTCGAAAAGTTGCTTGCAAACATAAATGAAGATTGA
- a CDS encoding restriction endonuclease subunit S: MIYNEYSNNITECIGHYTQLPDSWCVIPMQMICSLIDGEKQSGIERINLDVKYLRGERDAKMITYGKYTSANSLLILVDGENSGEVFRTPIEGYQGSTFKQLSINSNVNTDYILQVINLHRKTLRENKVGSAIPHLNKKLFKAIDVPLPPYNEQQRIVNAINIAFKHLDAIMGSL, from the coding sequence TTGATTTATAATGAATACAGCAACAATATAACAGAATGTATCGGGCATTATACGCAGTTGCCTGATTCGTGGTGCGTCATACCTATGCAGATGATATGTTCTTTAATCGATGGAGAAAAGCAAAGTGGTATAGAAAGAATAAATCTTGATGTCAAATATTTGCGTGGAGAGCGTGATGCTAAGATGATAACCTATGGGAAATATACTTCCGCAAATTCACTTTTAATACTGGTAGATGGCGAAAACTCCGGTGAAGTGTTCCGAACGCCGATAGAAGGCTATCAAGGTAGCACATTCAAACAGCTGTCTATAAACAGCAATGTGAATACCGATTATATTCTGCAAGTTATCAATTTGCATCGTAAGACATTGCGAGAAAATAAAGTCGGTTCAGCCATTCCTCACTTGAACAAAAAGTTATTCAAAGCAATAGATGTGCCGCTACCGCCTTATAATGAGCAACAAAGGATTGTTAATGCCATAAATATTGCATTTAAGCATCTTGATGCAATCATGGGTAGTTTATAG
- a CDS encoding YhcG family protein, with product MENKKIVLSMEQQFGEVIDIILQHKSRASRAVNEELLLTAWHVGGYVSAKLKSEEWGSKVVSQLSEYIRSQRPDIKGYSRSSIYNMVLFYDEYSSEAFSATVEKYLNAEFIQPRIGQIGTDRPVQEMAVIVQSTPAQIVQPRTGQMPKILELTTLTNHIEILCRCKSNEERMFYILYANKEHLAKRELQRCISNQTYTALLGSKDNMSKGLLEAYPNAPVMFKDTLFVDFLNLPKKHSESKLRNGLLGHMKQFILELGKDFIFMDQEYRLNIGASTFKADLLFFHRGLQALVAVELKKTKFHPRDLGQLEFYLEALDRDVKRSNENPSIGIILCPEANRVVVEYAMSRSMSPTMIAEYKRILIPQERMQQQLNEFCNLFLNKD from the coding sequence ATGGAAAACAAAAAGATAGTCCTGTCAATGGAGCAACAGTTTGGGGAAGTCATAGATATTATTCTCCAACATAAAAGCCGTGCCTCAAGAGCCGTAAACGAAGAACTGCTGCTTACTGCATGGCATGTAGGCGGATATGTATCAGCCAAGCTGAAAAGCGAAGAATGGGGAAGCAAAGTCGTATCGCAGCTATCCGAATATATCCGTTCCCAACGACCCGATATCAAGGGCTATAGCCGAAGCAGCATTTATAATATGGTGCTGTTCTATGATGAATATTCATCGGAAGCATTTTCTGCAACAGTAGAGAAATATCTGAACGCAGAGTTTATCCAGCCAAGAATTGGACAAATAGGAACGGATCGACCTGTACAAGAAATGGCTGTAATTGTGCAGTCAACACCTGCACAAATTGTCCAACCAAGAACTGGACAAATGCCTAAAATTCTGGAATTAACCACTTTGACCAACCATATAGAGATATTGTGCCGATGTAAAAGCAACGAAGAACGAATGTTCTACATACTCTATGCCAATAAAGAGCATTTGGCAAAACGAGAACTTCAGCGTTGTATCTCCAACCAAACATATACAGCTTTATTAGGCAGCAAGGACAATATGTCAAAAGGATTGCTTGAAGCATACCCCAATGCTCCTGTTATGTTCAAAGACACGCTGTTTGTGGATTTCCTTAATTTGCCGAAGAAGCATAGTGAATCAAAGCTGAGAAACGGTTTGCTGGGACACATGAAGCAGTTTATTCTTGAACTTGGCAAGGACTTTATCTTTATGGATCAAGAGTATCGTCTGAATATTGGCGCATCTACATTCAAGGCAGACTTGTTGTTCTTCCATCGTGGATTGCAGGCGTTGGTGGCGGTGGAATTGAAAAAGACAAAATTCCATCCGCGCGACCTCGGGCAACTGGAGTTTTATTTGGAAGCACTCGACCGAGACGTGAAGCGTTCCAACGAAAACCCCTCTATCGGTATCATTCTCTGTCCGGAAGCAAACCGTGTAGTGGTGGAATATGCCATGAGCAGAAGCATGAGTCCTACGATGATAGCCGAATACAAGCGCATCCTTATTCCGCAGGAACGTATGCAACAGCAACTGAATGAATTCTGCAACCTGTTCTTAAACAAAGACTAA